Proteins from a single region of Lates calcarifer isolate ASB-BC8 linkage group LG19, TLL_Latcal_v3, whole genome shotgun sequence:
- the LOC108892486 gene encoding golgin subfamily A member 6-like protein 6: MSTYTKRRIGPQGQYNTEGQRQDNVYTQAQHGVIPGMRADGVDRPFPNKPVSHRRPLNPRTQDSLDLHDLEKITITEQPRGSHHLNGIRETTGSQQPRKDSHILPSGELQMARAIHAKELMLQEKLWRVEEKIRQKIQWDSVEAAAGNHEVRREKERHDRTHTERGKAQTKTRLSEQQKREAVRGREMLMQERRQEDVKQLRRKQDQRNDRTRNTYEDKRARWKRGETEGAECPQSKREGNKGTYITVNKQKNSGELNKSSWESVKEHTRGKEDEKDHRIWEEAGVRPQDGIEKAKEIDWTREKKYRERTSKGVHCPYDEQDMPQISQQKTAQIMAMENHRGAERKISRESSLPPVSNPPHSSRQHKEELGLMDSMDASFQLVPCRICNRKFASKRLEKHIQVCEKVKQSHRQVFNSYLNRTKGSAIEEFWKTHSRSKTPEVLQKKNHKQNHKANTKNMQRGRLPAGTSQPKWSK, encoded by the exons ATGAGCACATACACAAAAAGGAGAATTGGCCCTCAAGGGCAGTACAACACCGAGGGACAAAGACAAGACAATGTCTATACTCAAGCACAACATGGTGTCATTCCTGGTATGAGAGCAGATGGAGTAGACCGCCCATTTCCAAATAAGCCTGTTAGCCACAGAAGACCCCTCAACCCCAGGACACAAGACTCACTCGATCTGCATGATTTAGAAAAAATCACTATAACAGAACAACCAAGAGGCTCACATCATTTAAATGGCATCAGAGAGACTACTGGATCCCAGCAGCCAAGAAAAGACTCACACATTCTGCCCAGTGGAGAACTGCAGATGGCCAGAGCAATTCATGCAAAAGAGCTCATGCTACAGGAGAAGCTGTGGAGGGTTGAGgagaaaataagacaaaagaTCCAGTGGGATAGtgttgaagctgctgcaggtaatcatgaggtgaggagggagaaagagaggcacgataggacacacacagagaggggaaaagctCAGACAAAAACCAGGCTGTCTGAGCAGCagaagagagaggcagtgagagGTAGAGAAATGCTGATGcaggagagaagacaggaagaTGTTAAACAACTTAGGAGGAAGCAAGATCAGAGGAATGACAGAACAAGGAATACATATGAAGACAAGAGGGCCAGATGGAAAAGAGGGGAAACAGAAGGTGCAGAGTGCCCTCAGtcaaagagagaaggaaataaAGGAACTTACATAACAGTAAATAAGCAAAAAAATAGTGGAGAGCTGAACAAATCAAGCTGGGAGAGTGTGAAAGAGCATACCAGAggaaaagaggatgaaaaagatCATCGCATTTGGGAAGAAGCAGGTGTGAGGCCACAGGATGGAAtagagaaagcaaaagaaataGATTggacaagagaaaagaaatatagGGAAAGAACATCTAAGGGTGTGCACTGTCCATATGATGAACAGGACATGCCTCAAATAAGTCAACAGAAAACTGCACAAATAATGGCAATGGAAAACCACAGAGGGGCAGAACGTAAAATATCAAGGGAATCATCTCTTCCACCTGTTTCTAACCCCCCTCATTCCAGCAGACAGCACAAGGAGGAGCTGGGACTCATGGATAGCATGGACGCCAGCTTCCAGCTTGTTCCTTGCAGAATATGTAACAGAAAGTTTGCAAGTAAAAGGTTAGAAAAGCACATCCAAGTCTGTGAAAAGGTGAAACAATCGCATCGTCAAGTCTTCAATTCCTACCTTAATAGGACCAAAGGATCCGCCATTGAGGAGTTCTGGAAAACCCACAGCAGGAGCAAGACTCCAGAG GTTTTACAGAAAAAgaaccacaaacaaaaccacaaggCAAACACAAAGAATATGCAGCGGGGTCGACTCCCAGCTGGAACCTCACAGCCAAAATGGTCCAAGTGA
- the LOC108892484 gene encoding serine/threonine-protein kinase Nek9 isoform X2, with protein MSLDDYERHFDSLNSDLGGGSVVSERSASGTFNGEEEKLHYIPIRILGRGAFGEATLYRRTEDNSLVVWKEVDLNSLSEKERRDVMNEISILSILEHNNIIAYFNHFMDKNTLLIELEYCNGGNLYDKINQRKGKLFSEEVVIWYLYQIASAVAHIHKAGILHRDIKTLNIFLTKTDLIKLGDYGLAKKLDSEFSMAETCVGTPYYMSPELCQGAKYNFKSDIWAMGCVLFEVLTLTRTFDATNPLNLCVKIVQGNWTMEVNSDVYSSALIKLVYECLDQDPAKRPTAEQILDQPFISCCRQELEERVALLNSAMKKPKLSTVTETPVAVVTTRSREVYFWGGGKFTPQKLDSFKGGSSAQHVCAGESHFAVVTVEKELYTWANVQGGAKMVGQLGHGDQASYRQPKRVEKLQGKAIRQVACGADFTACVTDEDQMYMFGSDYYGCIGVEGELGSEVLEPVLLEFFEERPVHQVSCGDNHVVVLTQSGEIYSWGCGEYGRLGLECEDDFSSPMQVEIPKGATISAVSCGSDGTFYLTETGKVLACGNNEFNKLGLNQGISGLKNHPGEGYQGIPYITTLTLVKQLSRFTIQTIAPGKTHTAAIDERGRLITFGCNKYGQLGVKDFKKHQGVQVLVGPFGGKTVTKVSCGDGFTIAATEDNQIFAWGNAGNGRLGMPADKGFGSEVCPAMPRPIFGSLHHVPDLSCRGWHTIIIMEKVLNSKTIRSNSSGLSIGLGQEASTSTVDLDIEAGSETECRDRGLGGTLEVNTEDGLLGTPMMSMANQTGDSSCPLWLRKELEDAEFIPMPEDSELSTPDQLSSFSESVTLPYEELKELKAAAAAVSSKKGLSTKRMSCNNLNGLEETRVCKIGESGACCSASSEVTQLRETVARQELRIQMLEKQVNEQQKENERLWAAINCSALREAGCDSNGNHHPDRRPGDGSGRGGGFSNHGSRSAGASV; from the exons ATGTCACTGGATGACTATGAAAGACATTTCGACTCGCTAAATTCAGATTTGGGCGGCGGGTCTGTGGTCAGTGAGCGATCAGCGTCGGGCACATTTAATGGCGAGGAGGAAAAGTTGCATTACATTCCTATCCGGATCCTCGGGAGGGGGGCGTTTGGTGAAGCAACTCTGTACAGAAGAACAGAG GACAACTCTCTGGTGGTATGGAAAGAGGTGGACCTGAACTCGCTCTCAGAGAAGGAGCGCAGAGATGTCATGAACGAAATCAGCATCCTCTCCATCCTGGAGCACAACAACATAATAGCCTACTTCAATCACTTCATGGATAAAAACACCCTGCTCATTGAGTTGGAGTATTGCAACG GAGGAAATCTGTACGATAAAATCAACCAGCGGAAGGGGAAACTTTTCAGTGAGGAG GTGGTCATATGGTACCTGTACCAAATTGCCTCAGCAGTGGCCCACATTCACAAGGCTGGGATATTACACAG AGATATTAAAACTCTGAACATTTTCCTGACCAAGACCGACCTCATTAAGCTGGGCGACTATGGCCTCGCAAAGAAGCTAGACTCTGAGTTTTCAATGGCAGAGACT TGTGTGGGAACCCCATATTACATGTCACCTGAACTGTGCCAGGGAGCTAAGTACAACTTCAAATCAGACATCTGGGCAATGGGTTGTGTACTTTTTGAAGTCTTAACTCTTACGAGAACATTTGATGCAACG AACCCTCTGAACCTCTGTGTGAAAATAGTCCAGGGCAACTGGACGATGGAAGTGAACTCGGATGTTTATTCGTCTGCCTTGATCAAGCTGGTGTATGAGTGCCTCGATCAA GATCCTGCAAAGAGGCCTACAGCTGAGCAGATTCTGGACCAGCCGTTCATCTCTTGCTGCCGACA GGAGCTTGAAGAGCGAGTTGCCCTGCTGAATTCAGCAATGAAGAAACCCAA GCTGAGCACAGTGACTGAGACCCCTGTTGCTGTGGTGACCACACGCTCAAGGGAGGTGTACTTCTGGGGGGGAGGGAAGTTCACCCCCCAGAAACTGGATTCGTTTAAAGGAGGCAGCAGTgcccagcatgtgtgtgcaggagagaGTCACTTTGCAGTGGTGACAGTGGAAAAGGAGCTGTACACTTGGGCT AATGTCCAAGGTGGAGCCAAGATGGTGGGTCAGCTGGGGCATGGAGACCAGGCCTCGTACCGGCAGCCAAAGAGGGTGGAGAAGCTTCAGGGGAAAGCCATCCGACAGGTGGCATGTGGGGCTGACTTCACTGCCTGTGTTACCG ATGAGGACCAGATGTACATGTTTGGGTCAGACTATTACGGCTGCATTGGAGTGGAGGGCGAGCTCGGGAGTGAGGTTTTGGAGCCGGTGCTTTTGGAGTTTTTCGAGGAGCGGCCTGTCCATCAGGTTTCATGTGGGGACAACCATGTGGTGGTCCTGACTCAGAGTGGGGAAATCTACTCCTGGGGCTGCGGAGAGTATG ggCGTCTGGGCCTGGAATGTGAGGATGACTTCTCTTCCCCGATGCAA GTGGAGATCCCTAAAGGTGCCACCATCTCTGCAGTGTCATGTGGCAGCGATGGAACCTTCTATTTGACAGAAACTGGCAAAGTCCTAGCATGTGGAAACAATGAATTCAACAAGCTGGGTCTGAACCAAGGAATCTCTGGTCTCAAAAACCACCCTGGAGAG GGTTACCAGGGGATCCCGTACATCACCACACTGACCTTGGTAAAGCAGCTGTCGCGGTTCACAATCCAGACCATAGCTCCAGGAAAGACCCATACAGCTGCAATTGATG AACGTGGCCGTTTGATTACCTTTGGTTGCAACAAGTACGGACAACTGGGCGTGAAGGACTTTAAGAAACACCAGGGTGTCCAAGTCCTTGTCGGACCCTTTGGAGGGAAGACAGTGACAAAAGTGTCCTGTGGAGACGGCTTCACCATTGCAGCCACTGAGG ACAATCAGATCTTTGCGTGGGGAAATGCAGGAAATGGACGACTTGGGATGCCTGCTGATAAGGGATTTGGTTCAGAGGTTTGCCCCGCTATGCCAAGGCCCATCTTTGGTTCCCTCCATCATGTACCGGACCTCTCCTGCCGTGGCTGGCACACCATTATTATAATGG AGAAAGTGCTCAACTCCAAGACTATTCGCTCAAACAGCAGTGGATTATCAATTG GACTGGGCCAGGAGGCGTCTACATCCACAGTGGATCTAGACATAGAGGCAGGCTCGGAGACAGAGTGTCGTGACAGGGGTCTTGGGGGTACACTGGAGGTTAACACAGAGGACGGCCTCCTGGGGACCCCGATGATGTCAATGGCAAATCAGACAGGGGACAGCTCCTGCCCTCTCTGGCTCAGAAAG GAGCTTGAGGATGCGGAGTTCATCCCGATGCCAGAAGACTCTGAGCTATCCACTCCTGACCAGCTCTCCTCTTTCTCCGAGAGCGTCACTCTACCTTATGAGGAACTGAAAGAGCTGAAGGCTGCggcagcagcagtcagcagtAAGAAAGGCCTATCG ACTAAACGAATGAGCTGTAACAACCTCAATGGACTGGAGGAGACTCGCGTCTGTAAAATAGGAGAATCGGGTGCATGCTGCAGTGCTAGTAGTGAGGTCACACAg ctgCGAGAGACAGTCGCTCGTCAGGAGTTGAGGATTCAGATGCTTGAGAAGCAG GTCAATGAGCAACAGAAGGAGAATGAGAGGCTTTGGGCGGCAATCAATTGTTCGGCGCTACGGGAAGCAGGGTGCGATAGTAACGGAAACCATCACCCTGACCGTAGGCCTGGGGATGGAAGCGGTAGGGGCGGCGGATTCTCAAACCATGGGAGCAGATCTGCAGGGGCCAGCGTGTGA
- the LOC108892484 gene encoding serine/threonine-protein kinase Nek9 isoform X1, whose translation MSLDDYERHFDSLNSDLGGGSVVSERSASGTFNGEEEKLHYIPIRILGRGAFGEATLYRRTEDNSLVVWKEVDLNSLSEKERRDVMNEISILSILEHNNIIAYFNHFMDKNTLLIELEYCNGGNLYDKINQRKGKLFSEEVVIWYLYQIASAVAHIHKAGILHRDIKTLNIFLTKTDLIKLGDYGLAKKLDSEFSMAETCVGTPYYMSPELCQGAKYNFKSDIWAMGCVLFEVLTLTRTFDATNPLNLCVKIVQGNWTMEVNSDVYSSALIKLVYECLDQDPAKRPTAEQILDQPFISCCRQELEERVALLNSAMKKPKLSTVTETPVAVVTTRSREVYFWGGGKFTPQKLDSFKGGSSAQHVCAGESHFAVVTVEKELYTWANVQGGAKMVGQLGHGDQASYRQPKRVEKLQGKAIRQVACGADFTACVTDEDQMYMFGSDYYGCIGVEGELGSEVLEPVLLEFFEERPVHQVSCGDNHVVVLTQSGEIYSWGCGEYGRLGLECEDDFSSPMQVEIPKGATISAVSCGSDGTFYLTETGKVLACGNNEFNKLGLNQGISGLKNHPGEGYQGIPYITTLTLVKQLSRFTIQTIAPGKTHTAAIDERGRLITFGCNKYGQLGVKDFKKHQGVQVLVGPFGGKTVTKVSCGDGFTIAATEDNQIFAWGNAGNGRLGMPADKGFGSEVCPAMPRPIFGSLHHVPDLSCRGWHTIIIMEKVLNSKTIRSNSSGLSIGSGLGQEASTSTVDLDIEAGSETECRDRGLGGTLEVNTEDGLLGTPMMSMANQTGDSSCPLWLRKELEDAEFIPMPEDSELSTPDQLSSFSESVTLPYEELKELKAAAAAVSSKKGLSTKRMSCNNLNGLEETRVCKIGESGACCSASSEVTQLRETVARQELRIQMLEKQVNEQQKENERLWAAINCSALREAGCDSNGNHHPDRRPGDGSGRGGGFSNHGSRSAGASV comes from the exons ATGTCACTGGATGACTATGAAAGACATTTCGACTCGCTAAATTCAGATTTGGGCGGCGGGTCTGTGGTCAGTGAGCGATCAGCGTCGGGCACATTTAATGGCGAGGAGGAAAAGTTGCATTACATTCCTATCCGGATCCTCGGGAGGGGGGCGTTTGGTGAAGCAACTCTGTACAGAAGAACAGAG GACAACTCTCTGGTGGTATGGAAAGAGGTGGACCTGAACTCGCTCTCAGAGAAGGAGCGCAGAGATGTCATGAACGAAATCAGCATCCTCTCCATCCTGGAGCACAACAACATAATAGCCTACTTCAATCACTTCATGGATAAAAACACCCTGCTCATTGAGTTGGAGTATTGCAACG GAGGAAATCTGTACGATAAAATCAACCAGCGGAAGGGGAAACTTTTCAGTGAGGAG GTGGTCATATGGTACCTGTACCAAATTGCCTCAGCAGTGGCCCACATTCACAAGGCTGGGATATTACACAG AGATATTAAAACTCTGAACATTTTCCTGACCAAGACCGACCTCATTAAGCTGGGCGACTATGGCCTCGCAAAGAAGCTAGACTCTGAGTTTTCAATGGCAGAGACT TGTGTGGGAACCCCATATTACATGTCACCTGAACTGTGCCAGGGAGCTAAGTACAACTTCAAATCAGACATCTGGGCAATGGGTTGTGTACTTTTTGAAGTCTTAACTCTTACGAGAACATTTGATGCAACG AACCCTCTGAACCTCTGTGTGAAAATAGTCCAGGGCAACTGGACGATGGAAGTGAACTCGGATGTTTATTCGTCTGCCTTGATCAAGCTGGTGTATGAGTGCCTCGATCAA GATCCTGCAAAGAGGCCTACAGCTGAGCAGATTCTGGACCAGCCGTTCATCTCTTGCTGCCGACA GGAGCTTGAAGAGCGAGTTGCCCTGCTGAATTCAGCAATGAAGAAACCCAA GCTGAGCACAGTGACTGAGACCCCTGTTGCTGTGGTGACCACACGCTCAAGGGAGGTGTACTTCTGGGGGGGAGGGAAGTTCACCCCCCAGAAACTGGATTCGTTTAAAGGAGGCAGCAGTgcccagcatgtgtgtgcaggagagaGTCACTTTGCAGTGGTGACAGTGGAAAAGGAGCTGTACACTTGGGCT AATGTCCAAGGTGGAGCCAAGATGGTGGGTCAGCTGGGGCATGGAGACCAGGCCTCGTACCGGCAGCCAAAGAGGGTGGAGAAGCTTCAGGGGAAAGCCATCCGACAGGTGGCATGTGGGGCTGACTTCACTGCCTGTGTTACCG ATGAGGACCAGATGTACATGTTTGGGTCAGACTATTACGGCTGCATTGGAGTGGAGGGCGAGCTCGGGAGTGAGGTTTTGGAGCCGGTGCTTTTGGAGTTTTTCGAGGAGCGGCCTGTCCATCAGGTTTCATGTGGGGACAACCATGTGGTGGTCCTGACTCAGAGTGGGGAAATCTACTCCTGGGGCTGCGGAGAGTATG ggCGTCTGGGCCTGGAATGTGAGGATGACTTCTCTTCCCCGATGCAA GTGGAGATCCCTAAAGGTGCCACCATCTCTGCAGTGTCATGTGGCAGCGATGGAACCTTCTATTTGACAGAAACTGGCAAAGTCCTAGCATGTGGAAACAATGAATTCAACAAGCTGGGTCTGAACCAAGGAATCTCTGGTCTCAAAAACCACCCTGGAGAG GGTTACCAGGGGATCCCGTACATCACCACACTGACCTTGGTAAAGCAGCTGTCGCGGTTCACAATCCAGACCATAGCTCCAGGAAAGACCCATACAGCTGCAATTGATG AACGTGGCCGTTTGATTACCTTTGGTTGCAACAAGTACGGACAACTGGGCGTGAAGGACTTTAAGAAACACCAGGGTGTCCAAGTCCTTGTCGGACCCTTTGGAGGGAAGACAGTGACAAAAGTGTCCTGTGGAGACGGCTTCACCATTGCAGCCACTGAGG ACAATCAGATCTTTGCGTGGGGAAATGCAGGAAATGGACGACTTGGGATGCCTGCTGATAAGGGATTTGGTTCAGAGGTTTGCCCCGCTATGCCAAGGCCCATCTTTGGTTCCCTCCATCATGTACCGGACCTCTCCTGCCGTGGCTGGCACACCATTATTATAATGG AGAAAGTGCTCAACTCCAAGACTATTCGCTCAAACAGCAGTGGATTATCAATTGGTAGTG GACTGGGCCAGGAGGCGTCTACATCCACAGTGGATCTAGACATAGAGGCAGGCTCGGAGACAGAGTGTCGTGACAGGGGTCTTGGGGGTACACTGGAGGTTAACACAGAGGACGGCCTCCTGGGGACCCCGATGATGTCAATGGCAAATCAGACAGGGGACAGCTCCTGCCCTCTCTGGCTCAGAAAG GAGCTTGAGGATGCGGAGTTCATCCCGATGCCAGAAGACTCTGAGCTATCCACTCCTGACCAGCTCTCCTCTTTCTCCGAGAGCGTCACTCTACCTTATGAGGAACTGAAAGAGCTGAAGGCTGCggcagcagcagtcagcagtAAGAAAGGCCTATCG ACTAAACGAATGAGCTGTAACAACCTCAATGGACTGGAGGAGACTCGCGTCTGTAAAATAGGAGAATCGGGTGCATGCTGCAGTGCTAGTAGTGAGGTCACACAg ctgCGAGAGACAGTCGCTCGTCAGGAGTTGAGGATTCAGATGCTTGAGAAGCAG GTCAATGAGCAACAGAAGGAGAATGAGAGGCTTTGGGCGGCAATCAATTGTTCGGCGCTACGGGAAGCAGGGTGCGATAGTAACGGAAACCATCACCCTGACCGTAGGCCTGGGGATGGAAGCGGTAGGGGCGGCGGATTCTCAAACCATGGGAGCAGATCTGCAGGGGCCAGCGTGTGA
- the LOC108892426 gene encoding C-type lectin domain family 4 member G, giving the protein MILDGDHNTDGKLSHQDTRRKGSTLVVVCLGLLNTILLLTAVVIGIYCGKVSEESSSIQVKAQALIIEVEQLRIIQSEAIKALKEAEQALKKELKIHQQLKLQLEKNKTVNDGLQRQIETLRMETETLLSNSSIARTSCGRCPPGWFLSYGSCYFHSRSASSPPRNWADSRADCISRGADLAVIPDWDEQLHLFDKMPKLGATELEHMAKFSGYLDWPFRYSNRRHLGVDK; this is encoded by the exons ATGATTTTGGATGGAGACCACAACACAGATGGAAAATTATCACATCAGGACACAAGAAGGAAAG GATCTACACTGGTTGTGGTGTGTTTAGGACTGTTGAACACTATTCTGCTGCTAACTGCTGTTGTTATTGGGATTTACT GTGGTAAAGTCAGTGAAGAATCTTCTTCCATCCAAGTAAAAGCACAAGCACTCATCATAGAGGTGGAGCAACTTCGGATAATTCAGAGTGAAGCTATCAAAGCTCTAAAAGAGGCTGAACAAGCATTAAAGAAAGAGCTGAAGATCcatcagcagcttaaactgcaGTTAGAAAAGAACAAGACTGTCAATGACGGCCTTCAGAGGCAGATTGAGACACTACGAATGGAGACTGAAACACTGCTCTCCAATTCATCCATTGCCC gGACAAGCTGTGGACGATGCCCCCCAGGGTGGTTTTTATCATATGGATCCTGCTACTTCCATTCCAGATCAGCATCCAGTCCCCCAAGAAACTGGGCAGACAGCAGAGCGGACTGTATCAGCCGTGGGGCCGACCTTGCTGTGATTCCTGACTGGGATGAGCAG CTACATCTCTTTGATAAAATGCCAAAACTAGGAGCCACTGAATTGGAACACATGGCAAAGTTTTCGGGGTATTTGGATTGGCCTTTCAGATATTCAAACAGAAGGCACCTGGGTGTGGATAAATAA
- the LOC108892503 gene encoding CD209 antigen-like protein B, protein MISDEDHNTDGILSHHDTRRKGGSTCPNNRLIILCLGLLNAVLLIVAVVIGINCAKVKDSSHQVSHSAATQLIIELNYLRSNHSDVIESAEQAKKALEREVKNHAELKARIKQHRTINDGYQRNIEALQAEKSLLQSDISAFEGSCGRCLPGWTLHNSTCYFFSYSESTSVKKNWPDSRADCVRRGADLVVIDNQEEQVFVSDNIKIGYNEWTTGHWIGLTDIETEGTWVWINNVTEVEERYWADGEPNNHGPRGENCAITVYRHTNPWKTRYDGKCDEHQIYWMCEMPSR, encoded by the exons ATGATTTCAGATGAGGACCACAACACAGATGGAATATTATCACATCATGACACAAGAAGAAAAG GTGGATCCACTTGTCCTAACAACCGACTGATTATACTGTGTCTGGGACTGTTGAATGCTGTTTTGCTGATAGTTGCTGTTGTTATTGGGATTAACT GTGCCAAAGTCAAAGACAGTTCCCACCAGGTTTCTCACTCAGCTGCAACACAGCTCATCATTGAGCTGAACTATCTCCGTAGCAACCACAGTGATGTTATTGAGTCTGCAGAACAGGCCAAGAAGGCGTTAGAGAGGGAGGTCAAAAACCATGCAGAACTAAAGGCGAGAATTAAGCAGCATAGGACCATCAATGACGGTTATCAGAGGAACATTGAGGCACTGCAAGCAGAGAAGTCACTTCTGCAATCTGATATATCAGCTTTTG AGGGAAGCTGTGGCAGATGCCTCCCTGGATGGACTCTTCACAACTCAACCTGCTATTTCTTTTCTTACTCTGAATCTACTTCTGTCAAGAAGAACTGGccagacagcagagcagactgTGTTAGACGTGGAGCTGACCTGGTTGTGATCGATAACCAGGAGGAGCAG GTATTTGTGAGTGACAACATCAAAATTGGCTATAATGAATGGACCACCGGACACTGGATCGGTCTCACTGACATAGAGACAGAGGGGACATGGGTCTGGATTAATAATGTCACTGAGGTGGAGGAAAG GTACTGGGCGGATGGAGAACCAAACAACCATGGACCCCGGGGAGAGAACTGCGCCATTACAGTTTACAGACACACCAATCCATGGAAGACCCGGTATGATGGAAAGTGCGATGAGCATCAGATATACTGGATGTGTGAAATGCCATCAAGATAA